In Canis lupus baileyi chromosome X, mCanLup2.hap1, whole genome shotgun sequence, one DNA window encodes the following:
- the LUZP4 gene encoding leucine zipper protein 4 isoform X3, whose product MHGEPYVGFDPRSPGSCPGPKASAKPLGHPGIPSDSQSWAQHLGARPGSERPPGPHPEGPTCDDIIILKNIESPKTEPKKNGTQNRKKRSVISRRRSNGHRQYHQRGFSRFRKNTEEENPDKNPYQESFGFKSGQSTLNKQPVKEQEKLSDNSKSQTETSGSQSEGNQHQSEESQGQSSESRHHSKSSHGQSESSSSQLESSCGQSESSRGQSERSRGQSESSHGQSERSQGQSERSHGQSERSHDQSERSRSRSERSQSQSESSSSRSERYCGQLERPRNQPEEFHGQSERSRGQPERSRGHPERFRAPTKRSCDPTKRSHGQLERAHGRSEKSHAQTERSHGYKERSHSQLERSYGHSETSHSLLDRSRGRTERSPTLLERSRGLTERSHRRLERSRGYRERSHGQLERSHGHRERPHSPLERSHGYTERSPSRLERSLGRFERSPSWLERSHGYTERSPSRLERSHSYTERSRGHTERSHSQLERSRGYTERSLSQLERSHGYTERFYGHSDRSHNNSERFNDYSKRSPFLSGRSHVSSERLHVSSERFHVPSERLHVLSGRSHVPLERSHVSSERSHLLSGRSHGQSGRYRRHSPVERFKRSPKIESEYDRCHQKMTTASVKMI is encoded by the exons ATGACATTATAATCCTCAAAAATATAGAAAGCCCAAAAACTGAACCAAAAAAGAATGGAACACAGAACCGTAAAAAAAGGAGTGTGATTTCAAGACGCCGATCAAATGGTCATAGGCAGTACCATCAGAGAG GATTCTCAAGATTCAGAAAGAACACTGAGGAAGAAAATCCTGATAAAAACCCATACCAAGAATCTTTTGGATTCAAGTCTGGACAAAGCACTTTAAACAAGCAGCCTGTAAAAGAGCAG GAGAAGTTAAGTGACAATTCTAAGTCCCAAACAGAGACGAGTGGAAGCCAGTCAGAGGGGAACCAGCATCAATCAGAAGAATCTCAAGGCCAATCATCAGAAAGTCGACACCATTCAAAGAGTTCTCATGGCCAGTCTGAGAGTTCTAGTAGCCAGTTGGAGAGTTCTTGTGGCCAGTCGGAGAGTTCTCGTGGTCAGTCAGAAAGATCTCGTGGCCAGTCAGAGAGTTCTCATGGCCAGTCGGAGAGATCTCAAGGCCAATCTGAGAGATCTCATGGCCAGTCTGAGAGATCTCATGACCAGTCTGAGAGATCTCGAAGCCGGTCTGAGAGATCTCAAAGCCAGTCTGAGAGTTCTAGTAGCCGATCTGAGAGATATTGTGGTCAACTTGAGAGACCTCGTAATCAACCTGAGGAATTTCATGGCCAATCTGAGAGATCTCGTGGCCAACCAGAAAGATCTCGTGGCCATCCAGAGAGATTTCGTGCCCCAACAAAAAGATCTTGTGACCCAACAAAAAGATCTCATGGTCAATTAGAGAGAGCTCATGGCCGGTCAGAGAAATCTCATGCCCAAACAGAAAGATCCCATGGCTACAAAGAAAGATCCCATAGCCAATTAGAGAGATCTTATGGCCACTCAGAGACATCTCATAGCCTATTAGACAGATCTCGTGGCCGCACAGAAAGATCTCCTACCCTATTAGAGAGATCTCGTGGCCTCACTGAGAGATCTCATAGACGATTAGAGAGATCTCGTGGCTACAGAGAAAGATCTCATGGCCAATTAGAGAGATCTCATGGCCACAGAGAGAGACCTCATAGCCCATTAGAGAGATCTCATGGTTACACTGAGAGATCTCCTAGCCGATTAGAGAGATCTCTTGGCCGCTTTGAGAGATCTCCTAGCTGGTTAGAGAGATCTCATGGTTACACTGAGAGATCTCCTAGCCGATTAGAGAGATCTCATAGTTACACTGAGAGATCTCGTGGCCACACAGAGAGATCTCATAGCCAACTAGAGAGATCTCGTGGTTACACTGAGAGGTCTCTTAGCCAATTAGAGAGATCTCATGGTTACACTGAGAGGTTTTATGGTCACTCAGACAGATCTCATAACAACTCAGAGAGATTTAATGACTATTCAAAGAGATCTCCTTTCCTATCAGGGAGATCTCATGTCTCATCAGAGAGATTGCATGTCTCATCAGAGAGATTTCATGTCCCATCAGAAAGATTGCATGTTCTATCAGGGAGATCTCATGTTCCATTAGAGAGATCTCATGTCTCATCAGAGAGATCTCATCTCCTATCAGGGAGATCTCATGGCCAATCAGGGAGATATCGAAGACATTCACCAGTAGAAAGATTCAAAAGATCACCCAAAATTGAGTCTGAATATGACAg ATGTCACCAGAAGATGACCACAGCTTCCGTGAAAATGATCTAA
- the LUZP4 gene encoding leucine zipper protein 4 isoform X4 produces the protein MCFSNTDDIIILKNIESPKTEPKKNGTQNRKKRSVISRRRSNGHRQYHQRGFSRFRKNTEEENPDKNPYQESFGFKSGQSTLNKQPVKEQEKLSDNSKSQTETSGSQSEGNQHQSEESQGQSSESRHHSKSSHGQSESSSSQLESSCGQSESSRGQSERSRGQSESSHGQSERSQGQSERSHGQSERSHDQSERSRSRSERSQSQSESSSSRSERYCGQLERPRNQPEEFHGQSERSRGQPERSRGHPERFRAPTKRSCDPTKRSHGQLERAHGRSEKSHAQTERSHGYKERSHSQLERSYGHSETSHSLLDRSRGRTERSPTLLERSRGLTERSHRRLERSRGYRERSHGQLERSHGHRERPHSPLERSHGYTERSPSRLERSLGRFERSPSWLERSHGYTERSPSRLERSHSYTERSRGHTERSHSQLERSRGYTERSLSQLERSHGYTERFYGHSDRSHNNSERFNDYSKRSPFLSGRSHVSSERLHVSSERFHVPSERLHVLSGRSHVPLERSHVSSERSHLLSGRSHGQSGRYRRHSPVERFKRSPKIESEYDRYLIMKRRDEYFQKQMQQRHDQMNKNRRMSPEDDHSFRENDLRRERMRFHSMKDSLR, from the exons atgtgtttttctaaTACAGATGACATTATAATCCTCAAAAATATAGAAAGCCCAAAAACTGAACCAAAAAAGAATGGAACACAGAACCGTAAAAAAAGGAGTGTGATTTCAAGACGCCGATCAAATGGTCATAGGCAGTACCATCAGAGAG GATTCTCAAGATTCAGAAAGAACACTGAGGAAGAAAATCCTGATAAAAACCCATACCAAGAATCTTTTGGATTCAAGTCTGGACAAAGCACTTTAAACAAGCAGCCTGTAAAAGAGCAG GAGAAGTTAAGTGACAATTCTAAGTCCCAAACAGAGACGAGTGGAAGCCAGTCAGAGGGGAACCAGCATCAATCAGAAGAATCTCAAGGCCAATCATCAGAAAGTCGACACCATTCAAAGAGTTCTCATGGCCAGTCTGAGAGTTCTAGTAGCCAGTTGGAGAGTTCTTGTGGCCAGTCGGAGAGTTCTCGTGGTCAGTCAGAAAGATCTCGTGGCCAGTCAGAGAGTTCTCATGGCCAGTCGGAGAGATCTCAAGGCCAATCTGAGAGATCTCATGGCCAGTCTGAGAGATCTCATGACCAGTCTGAGAGATCTCGAAGCCGGTCTGAGAGATCTCAAAGCCAGTCTGAGAGTTCTAGTAGCCGATCTGAGAGATATTGTGGTCAACTTGAGAGACCTCGTAATCAACCTGAGGAATTTCATGGCCAATCTGAGAGATCTCGTGGCCAACCAGAAAGATCTCGTGGCCATCCAGAGAGATTTCGTGCCCCAACAAAAAGATCTTGTGACCCAACAAAAAGATCTCATGGTCAATTAGAGAGAGCTCATGGCCGGTCAGAGAAATCTCATGCCCAAACAGAAAGATCCCATGGCTACAAAGAAAGATCCCATAGCCAATTAGAGAGATCTTATGGCCACTCAGAGACATCTCATAGCCTATTAGACAGATCTCGTGGCCGCACAGAAAGATCTCCTACCCTATTAGAGAGATCTCGTGGCCTCACTGAGAGATCTCATAGACGATTAGAGAGATCTCGTGGCTACAGAGAAAGATCTCATGGCCAATTAGAGAGATCTCATGGCCACAGAGAGAGACCTCATAGCCCATTAGAGAGATCTCATGGTTACACTGAGAGATCTCCTAGCCGATTAGAGAGATCTCTTGGCCGCTTTGAGAGATCTCCTAGCTGGTTAGAGAGATCTCATGGTTACACTGAGAGATCTCCTAGCCGATTAGAGAGATCTCATAGTTACACTGAGAGATCTCGTGGCCACACAGAGAGATCTCATAGCCAACTAGAGAGATCTCGTGGTTACACTGAGAGGTCTCTTAGCCAATTAGAGAGATCTCATGGTTACACTGAGAGGTTTTATGGTCACTCAGACAGATCTCATAACAACTCAGAGAGATTTAATGACTATTCAAAGAGATCTCCTTTCCTATCAGGGAGATCTCATGTCTCATCAGAGAGATTGCATGTCTCATCAGAGAGATTTCATGTCCCATCAGAAAGATTGCATGTTCTATCAGGGAGATCTCATGTTCCATTAGAGAGATCTCATGTCTCATCAGAGAGATCTCATCTCCTATCAGGGAGATCTCATGGCCAATCAGGGAGATATCGAAGACATTCACCAGTAGAAAGATTCAAAAGATCACCCAAAATTGAGTCTGAATATGACAg gtatttaataatgaaaagaagGGATGAATACTTCCAGAAGCAGATGCAGCAGAGACATGATCAAATGAATAAGAATCGAAGG ATGTCACCAGAAGATGACCACAGCTTCCGTGAAAATGATCTAAGACGTGAAAG
- the LUZP4 gene encoding leucine zipper protein 4 isoform X2 has translation MASVSSSTPSGKVLKESNNGGKMTFLDMSLDDIIILKNIESPKTEPKKNGTQNRKKRSVISRRRSNGHRQYHQRGFSRFRKNTEEENPDKNPYQESFGFKSGQSTLNKQPVKEQEKLSDNSKSQTETSGSQSEGNQHQSEESQGQSSESRHHSKSSHGQSESSSSQLESSCGQSESSRGQSERSRGQSESSHGQSERSQGQSERSHGQSERSHDQSERSRSRSERSQSQSESSSSRSERYCGQLERPRNQPEEFHGQSERSRGQPERSRGHPERFRAPTKRSCDPTKRSHGQLERAHGRSEKSHAQTERSHGYKERSHSQLERSYGHSETSHSLLDRSRGRTERSPTLLERSRGLTERSHRRLERSRGYRERSHGQLERSHGHRERPHSPLERSHGYTERSPSRLERSLGRFERSPSWLERSHGYTERSPSRLERSHSYTERSRGHTERSHSQLERSRGYTERSLSQLERSHGYTERFYGHSDRSHNNSERFNDYSKRSPFLSGRSHVSSERLHVSSERFHVPSERLHVLSGRSHVPLERSHVSSERSHLLSGRSHGQSGRYRRHSPVERFKRSPKIESEYDRYLIMKRRDEYFQKQMQQRHDQMNKNRRMSPEDDHSFRENDLRRERMRFHSMKDSLR, from the exons ATGACATTATAATCCTCAAAAATATAGAAAGCCCAAAAACTGAACCAAAAAAGAATGGAACACAGAACCGTAAAAAAAGGAGTGTGATTTCAAGACGCCGATCAAATGGTCATAGGCAGTACCATCAGAGAG GATTCTCAAGATTCAGAAAGAACACTGAGGAAGAAAATCCTGATAAAAACCCATACCAAGAATCTTTTGGATTCAAGTCTGGACAAAGCACTTTAAACAAGCAGCCTGTAAAAGAGCAG GAGAAGTTAAGTGACAATTCTAAGTCCCAAACAGAGACGAGTGGAAGCCAGTCAGAGGGGAACCAGCATCAATCAGAAGAATCTCAAGGCCAATCATCAGAAAGTCGACACCATTCAAAGAGTTCTCATGGCCAGTCTGAGAGTTCTAGTAGCCAGTTGGAGAGTTCTTGTGGCCAGTCGGAGAGTTCTCGTGGTCAGTCAGAAAGATCTCGTGGCCAGTCAGAGAGTTCTCATGGCCAGTCGGAGAGATCTCAAGGCCAATCTGAGAGATCTCATGGCCAGTCTGAGAGATCTCATGACCAGTCTGAGAGATCTCGAAGCCGGTCTGAGAGATCTCAAAGCCAGTCTGAGAGTTCTAGTAGCCGATCTGAGAGATATTGTGGTCAACTTGAGAGACCTCGTAATCAACCTGAGGAATTTCATGGCCAATCTGAGAGATCTCGTGGCCAACCAGAAAGATCTCGTGGCCATCCAGAGAGATTTCGTGCCCCAACAAAAAGATCTTGTGACCCAACAAAAAGATCTCATGGTCAATTAGAGAGAGCTCATGGCCGGTCAGAGAAATCTCATGCCCAAACAGAAAGATCCCATGGCTACAAAGAAAGATCCCATAGCCAATTAGAGAGATCTTATGGCCACTCAGAGACATCTCATAGCCTATTAGACAGATCTCGTGGCCGCACAGAAAGATCTCCTACCCTATTAGAGAGATCTCGTGGCCTCACTGAGAGATCTCATAGACGATTAGAGAGATCTCGTGGCTACAGAGAAAGATCTCATGGCCAATTAGAGAGATCTCATGGCCACAGAGAGAGACCTCATAGCCCATTAGAGAGATCTCATGGTTACACTGAGAGATCTCCTAGCCGATTAGAGAGATCTCTTGGCCGCTTTGAGAGATCTCCTAGCTGGTTAGAGAGATCTCATGGTTACACTGAGAGATCTCCTAGCCGATTAGAGAGATCTCATAGTTACACTGAGAGATCTCGTGGCCACACAGAGAGATCTCATAGCCAACTAGAGAGATCTCGTGGTTACACTGAGAGGTCTCTTAGCCAATTAGAGAGATCTCATGGTTACACTGAGAGGTTTTATGGTCACTCAGACAGATCTCATAACAACTCAGAGAGATTTAATGACTATTCAAAGAGATCTCCTTTCCTATCAGGGAGATCTCATGTCTCATCAGAGAGATTGCATGTCTCATCAGAGAGATTTCATGTCCCATCAGAAAGATTGCATGTTCTATCAGGGAGATCTCATGTTCCATTAGAGAGATCTCATGTCTCATCAGAGAGATCTCATCTCCTATCAGGGAGATCTCATGGCCAATCAGGGAGATATCGAAGACATTCACCAGTAGAAAGATTCAAAAGATCACCCAAAATTGAGTCTGAATATGACAg gtatttaataatgaaaagaagGGATGAATACTTCCAGAAGCAGATGCAGCAGAGACATGATCAAATGAATAAGAATCGAAGG ATGTCACCAGAAGATGACCACAGCTTCCGTGAAAATGATCTAAGACGTGAAAG